From the Hordeum vulgare subsp. vulgare chromosome 1H, MorexV3_pseudomolecules_assembly, whole genome shotgun sequence genome, the window ATCCAGGAGTGCGTCTCCGAGTTCATCAGCTTCATCACCAGCGAGTCAGTGCTTGCCCCCCTCGCCTCCCTCTCTGATCCGCTCCAGCTTGCTTAGTACAGTACTACGAGCTCACTCGTGTGTGATCCCGGGCGCAGGGCCAGCGACAAGTGCATGAAGGAGAAGCGCAAGACCATCAACGGCGACGACCTGATCTGGTCCATGGGCACCCTCGGCTTCGAGGACTATGTCGAGCCCCTCAAGCTCTATCTCAAGCTCTACCGGGAGGTAATATTCATTCATTGCCCTCTCTGCTAGCCTTGATTCTGTGAGAGGCAGGCTGGGTGGGTACAGTATTGGTGGTGGGGAATTCTGAATTTTCGCCAAGGGGCACTGTATTTGCGATGTTTAGCTGCAGTGGCATGGTTCGTAGGCTTCTGGTTGGCAGGCAAGAGGATGCCCCTGAATCGCGTCTGCTGTCGCTGTGTTCATCAAGGCATTGACTTTAGTTAGGATGTCGCTCACATGGGTTCGCTACTCACCGTGTCGATGAATGCCTGATGGAGTTGTCAACAGCAGGGTAGTTGAACTGCTGGGGGTTCGTTTCTTGCGACCAAGCTGTGCTGGTTTCGTTGCCCACCTGCTGTCTTCTGGGCATGTAATAGGGCTAGATGTTATGGTGATGTCAGGTTTTCGCCCCATAGCATTTGATTTGATGGCGTGCGAATGTGGTGGGTTTCCTAGCAGTGCGTTGGACCCGCTACCTCTCTTTCCCTTCTCCTGGATATTTCCTGAACaattgtactccctctgtcccaaaataagtcactcaactttgtactaactttagtacaaagttgagtgacttaatttgggacggagggagtatttccgTTCTAAGTAATGGAAAGGGGTAAGCCCGGTTCAAACAAAAAGCAGGGTAGTTGAACATTTTCTGCAAAATAAACGTCCTAAGAGTCTGAACTATGCAACTTTAGGGTGGAATTTCCCCTGTACTTATTGACGATAAAGCACGAACCAACTCCATTGAAATCTGTCCAAATTTTGCAGCTGATAGAATAGAGATGATGCTGGTTGGGAATGGCCAAGTTAAGTcccttggttttgtgttcattaGGCTATGACTCTGTGACTGCTAATGTCAAGTTGTTATTGTTGGATTTACCATTGATGATCAAATTATTTTACATTCTTGTTCAACTGAAAATGAATGTGCGGCCAGAACTGCATAGGCATGATGTTACCTTCTTAATGAAATATTTAGACCAAACACAGTATTTTCTTGTTGTTTCTCTAGTACTAGTATACATAGTTCTGCAAACTCCTCCTTCCTTACCAATAGTATTATTATATTTTATACAAAATAAATTTTGTGCTGATGAGTTTCTTTTACTCTTCTTTCATGAATGATGATGACCCTTGATGGCACTGAAGATGGAGGTATATTCATTGCCTTACATGTTTCGGTGATCCATTTTCTTAGGTTCAAGTTTACTGAATTTACTCTTCGTTCATTGTCTTCTAGGGTGACACGTCAAAGGGTTCAAAATCTGAGCAAGCAGGAAAGAAAGAGGTTGCACTGAACGGGCAGCCTGGATCATCGGTAATATGCACTTCTTTCTCTTAAGTTGATATAAAAAATACCTGACTCCAGCCATTAGGCTTTCTGCTTTGCATAATCTGGCTATACTTATGCTCATGGACATAACGACAGAGATCTCattggaatatttttgtttccaaCAGTTCAACGGCATGTAGAATGGAGGATGATACTGATCGTAGTGTGACAAACATACGATTCGTTGGCAGTGTGATCCTAGCGATACTGTGCCTTTGTGGCCGGGGATACTCCCCAACACCACTCTGCTAGTTCTGTGCAAGCAGGAAATGCTGTGATATCTCTTCTATAGATGATAGTTGGTCTTCCCCTCTCCCTGTCTCAAGTTCAGTCTGTGTGTTGTATGGATCTGTCTAACCTTATGGTAAATTTAGAGTTTTCCACGTCAATTTTAGGGGCTAGTGGCTGTAATAAGATGATGATATCTGCTGCTTACGGCGTCGAACAGGTTCGAAAAACCGCAGTGTTTCGCTCGTGTAAGGTATTGACTGAAGAAGATAAAGCGGCTGCTGACGTATGGTTTTGACCGTGATAAACTTGTCATCGTGTTGTTTTCACCGTGGTAACTTGTCATATATTGCCTTGACTGCGAGAACCTGTTGTTTGTCCACCTTAGTGCCATACGTGTGGGTGTCGGCTGTCTTATTATGTGTTGTCTTAGTACAGAAAACTAGTAAAAGAAAGAAATGATATTGCTGAAGGGGCTGCGGTACATCTGATCTGTGTCGTGCTCCTGAAGCTAATAGCTTGAGCTTCCGATCGAGCTGCTTCCTGTGACTGATTCAGACTTGGTGTTTCATCACAGCACAGCAGGTCATTAGATTAACATGCACGATTTACTTCCCCAGCATTTGTGGTTCTGATGAATTTTGACACGTTCTGTTGAGTTACATTTGGATAGTTAGTTTTCTGATAGAAACATGTGCTTTTATAGACAGAATAAAAAAAaaagtactcccttcgtttcataATAAGTATCGTGGTTTTAATCAGGGGCGGATGGCACCCCCTAAAAATTACAAAATATTTTTTAGTATATACTCAGGAAAAGTCTTGTCGACCAACAATTGATCATACAAACTAACAACCCTAGCCGCCCCAACCTCCCaaccctcccaaccctagccgcccctgacctcactccctccccctcccttcctcgccgctgcgtgaggcagccgccgggcaagcccggggtGCCAAGGATCGTGGCGGCGGGGCCTTGGCTGCCCTGCCTCTGCGTGGGGAACCCCGGATCTGGAGCAGCGGCTCCATGAACGAGGTATGACAAGCTAGCAGCCGTGCGGGCGGTGGATCTGGCGTCCCGGCCGTGCGGGCAGCGGGATCCGGTGGTCgttggcggccggcggcggcttcTGCGGTGGTCGGTGCGCGCGATCTGGCGCATCCCCTCCTTTCCTGTTCGACGTGCGGGCTAGCCTGGTCGGACCGCGCTTCCTTGGGTCGTCGGTTTTGTACAGAAGGCTTTGCTGGTGGCtgggatctagttcgggcgaaatccctgAACGACCATGGCCGGCCGCGTCGACGACGACGCCTGAGGGCGacgttcccctccttggaggcgtaagtatggactgatcccctcacttccccttcccctaggtctcccaGGCAAAATCCCTAACTTTGTTGGGCGACGGCGGTGTggcgtcgttcccttcttgaaggcgttgttttgggaaccttggggctgggtgacgcttgtgggtggtgggcgacggcggtggtgcggccctatcctagcatggatatGCGTCcgctgcttggagatggactctcATAGGTGGAGGTCATCGTTCGGCGTCAtgatggcggaggcacctgccaaggctcGCACCTCAATCTGCTCTGAAGATGAACCGGTGGAAGATGGTGAcggcgacacatgtgagtgcgtcagaccggtttgtgccccggacctagtatgtggctcggtcggggcctccggctttagatgttaggcttaggtgagaggtctggttatttggtccagcttgcaccccttcattatatgcatagtagtagcggcagatgttgccaagatggcggattcagacatattgttgtactactttgtaaggtcctcggGAATAATCAAGAAAATGGtcgcatgcatctcccagatgcagagACCAGGGGTCATcccccttttcaaaaaaaaaaagccTTAGGAAAAATCTTACCTTCAGCCAGCCGATCGCCTCCGCTTCTATTGGATTAACTCTTGATTGCATGGTCATGAAACCCCCCTTCTCAATCTATGTTTTCTGCAACCGAGTCTTTGTTTCGGCGAAAAAAGTTTGCAACTAGCCTAGATTTTTTGCAGCCATGGAAACTCATGCGGCTGGGAGGAAGATGTTAGACTTTTTGCAGCAGCGGAGACTCGGGCGGTCTGGACTTTTTGCAACTAACCTAAACTTTTTGTAGCAGAGGTGATTTTTCTCTTGCAACATCCTCCCTGCTGTAAGAAAGATTCTACAACATCATTAATGGCAAATTTTTCATCCGTCGATACCTTCATTGGAAAAAAATCTATAACAATACCTTTGTTATAAAAAAAATCGGCAACACAACCTTATTGTAGAAAAATTCTACAACACAACTTTTATTGCACAAAAATTCTGTAACACAATCTTTGTTATAAATGTTTCTGCAACAAAGTCATTGTTGCGGAACTTAATGAATGGGGAAGAAAACAAACGGGACGTGGCAGAAGATCGATAAGGTCGAaaaccaaataattccaaaacactAAGCCACCATGCATTAACTTCcactttgttttttgtttttgactTAAATAAAGGAATCAATCAATAAAAAATGTGGGgcttgtatgtttttaatgacttgaggCTAATTAGCTTGCAGTGGTCAATTCATTGCATACAATGGTATCATCACATTTGTCGTGCAAAATAGTTTGATTTGCTTATATTTTTGGGAAAGAGGGAGTAGCTGCTGGTGATAGCCTTTTCGTATGTCAGTCAAGCCGTAAAATGTTTGACTCGCTCGATTATACTACTACTAGTATTTTATACGGA encodes:
- the LOC123451200 gene encoding nuclear transcription factor Y subunit B-4-like: MSEAVGTPESGGGGGVKEQERFLPIANIGRIMRRGVPENGKIAKDAKESIQECVSEFISFITSEASDKCMKEKRKTINGDDLIWSMGTLGFEDYVEPLKLYLKLYREMEGDTSKGSKSEQAGKKEVALNGQPGSSFNGM